From Meiothermus sp., a single genomic window includes:
- a CDS encoding ankyrin repeat domain-containing protein, which yields MPLPEHIREFVMAAHGDLARVQALLAETPELLNRAHEWRPGDSETAIQGAAHTGQRAIVEYLLAQGAPLEIPTAAMLGDLARVQAMLRENPALAQHKSAHGIPLLPHAALSGRVEMLELVWGYGAQEGVQQALNLAVMLGHTEAVRWLLNNTSPDLNLPNFQGKTPLQVAQEAGFTAIVELLRSGG from the coding sequence ATGCCCTTGCCCGAACACATCCGCGAGTTCGTTATGGCCGCCCACGGCGATCTGGCCAGGGTACAGGCCTTGCTGGCAGAAACGCCCGAGCTTTTGAACCGGGCCCACGAGTGGCGGCCCGGCGACAGCGAGACCGCCATCCAGGGGGCGGCCCACACCGGCCAGCGGGCCATCGTGGAGTACCTGCTTGCACAAGGTGCGCCCCTGGAAATCCCCACCGCTGCCATGCTGGGCGACCTGGCGCGCGTACAGGCCATGCTTCGGGAAAACCCGGCCCTGGCCCAACACAAAAGCGCGCACGGCATCCCCCTGCTGCCGCATGCGGCGCTCTCGGGTAGGGTGGAAATGCTCGAGCTGGTCTGGGGGTATGGGGCCCAGGAGGGTGTGCAGCAGGCTTTGAACCTGGCGGTCATGCTAGGCCACACCGAGGCCGTGCGCTGGCTCCTGAACAATACCAGCCCCGACCTGAACCTGCCCAACTTTCAGGGCAAAACCCCCTTGCAGGTCGCCCAGGAAGCCGGGTTTACCGCGATTGTGGAACTCTTACGCTCCGGAGGCTAG
- the mutY gene encoding A/G-specific adenine glycosylase, which produces MPGDLHSALLTWYQLHKRRLPWRGEADPYKVLLSEVLLQQTRVEQAIPYYRRFLQQFPTLEALAQANQEDVLKAWQGCGYYARARNLHKLARQVMALGIALPKSSSELRALPGIGPYTAAAVASIAFGEPVAAVDGNVRRVLSRLYAWEHPTPKQVQEAADTLMAELVDWEGDVNPPDGSRPGDWNQALMELGATVCTPQSPSCGSCPVAQFCRGKNHPERYPAAKKRKQASLEVVALVLQGPSGIHLEPRQGRVLGGLWGIPMEEGAGALERLLARFRLGKAEPVGTVRHDFTHRKLYIRVYWAPWKAGENPAHRPLSRLDRKILKLVETERLQSLCSGN; this is translated from the coding sequence ATGCCCGGCGATCTACACAGCGCCTTGCTGACCTGGTACCAACTCCACAAGCGCAGGCTGCCCTGGCGGGGAGAGGCCGACCCCTACAAGGTTCTGCTGTCGGAGGTGCTGTTGCAACAAACCAGGGTCGAACAGGCCATCCCCTACTACCGGCGTTTTTTGCAGCAATTCCCCACCCTTGAAGCCTTGGCCCAAGCCAACCAGGAAGACGTTTTGAAAGCCTGGCAGGGCTGTGGCTACTACGCTCGGGCCCGCAACTTGCACAAGCTGGCCCGGCAGGTGATGGCCCTTGGGATAGCGCTCCCTAAATCGTCCAGCGAGCTACGGGCCCTGCCCGGCATTGGCCCTTATACTGCTGCCGCCGTGGCCTCCATTGCTTTTGGCGAGCCGGTGGCGGCAGTGGACGGCAATGTGCGGCGGGTGTTGTCGCGCTTATACGCCTGGGAACACCCAACCCCCAAGCAAGTGCAGGAGGCTGCCGATACCCTGATGGCCGAACTGGTGGACTGGGAAGGGGATGTGAACCCACCCGACGGCTCCCGGCCCGGCGACTGGAACCAGGCCCTGATGGAGCTGGGGGCTACGGTTTGTACCCCCCAGAGCCCAAGCTGTGGCAGCTGCCCGGTAGCCCAGTTTTGCCGGGGGAAAAACCATCCTGAGCGCTACCCTGCCGCCAAAAAACGGAAGCAAGCTAGCCTCGAGGTGGTGGCACTGGTCTTGCAGGGACCTTCGGGCATTCACCTGGAGCCGCGCCAGGGCCGCGTACTGGGCGGGCTGTGGGGGATTCCGATGGAGGAAGGCGCGGGGGCCTTGGAGCGCCTACTGGCCCGCTTCAGGCTGGGAAAAGCTGAACCGGTGGGCACCGTGCGCCACGATTTCACCCATCGCAAGTTGTACATACGGGTCTATTGGGCCCCCTGGAAAGCCGGCGAAAATCCAGCGCACCGCCCTTTGTCGCGCTTGGATCGGAAAATACTGAAGCTGGTTGAAACCGAAAGACTACAGAGCTTATGCTCTGGTAACTAA
- a CDS encoding FAD-dependent oxidoreductase — MERAEMLDKLASQPFDLLVIGGGATGAGVALEAASRGLKTALVERYDFAEGTSSRSTKLIHGGVRYLEIAIKTFDRVQLNLVRDALHERAIMLKNAPHLARPLWLLTPLYKVWEVPYYYTGLKLYDLLAGRARLQPAQYISPKGTLERFPLVNPSGLKGAVAYQDGQFDDARFNVELALTASQHGAVVLNYAEVTGLIKQEGLVSGALVRDSLGGREVGVAATVVVNATGPFSDAIRRMDDPHTPPLLKASSGIHIVLDKKYSPPDTGLLIPKTEDGRVVFVLPWLGGTLVGTTDDPAQIVDHPKPSEEEISYVLRQVKPYLGHIPREAVRASWSGLRPLVARPEADTARLARDHLIQKSASGLLTLTGGKWTTYRKMALDLVNYAIRQFSLQAGPSRTAQIPLLGGQGFEPDGAKKLEQMGFPSDVAQHLHHAYGARAKEVAQIATEGYGNRLAVEWPYLEAEVIYATRYEMAQAPLDVLARRTRLAFLDTLAALASVPRVAELMGRELGWDAKRVELQQEKAKAQILNAI; from the coding sequence ATGGAACGCGCCGAGATGCTGGATAAGCTCGCCTCGCAACCTTTCGACCTCCTGGTAATCGGAGGGGGGGCCACCGGGGCGGGGGTGGCCCTGGAAGCGGCCAGCCGAGGACTCAAAACCGCCCTGGTAGAACGCTACGATTTTGCCGAGGGCACCTCGAGCCGTAGCACCAAGCTAATTCACGGCGGGGTGCGCTATCTGGAAATTGCCATCAAAACCTTCGACCGGGTACAGCTTAACCTGGTGCGCGATGCCTTGCACGAGCGGGCCATTATGCTCAAAAACGCACCCCACCTGGCCCGCCCCTTGTGGCTCCTGACCCCTTTGTACAAGGTTTGGGAAGTGCCCTACTACTACACCGGCCTCAAGCTCTACGACCTTCTGGCCGGCAGGGCCCGCCTGCAACCGGCCCAGTACATTAGCCCCAAAGGAACCTTAGAGCGCTTCCCCCTGGTTAACCCCAGCGGACTCAAAGGTGCGGTGGCTTATCAGGACGGGCAGTTCGACGATGCCCGCTTCAATGTGGAGCTGGCCCTTACGGCTTCGCAGCACGGGGCGGTGGTGCTCAACTACGCCGAAGTGACGGGGCTAATCAAGCAAGAAGGCCTCGTGTCGGGAGCTTTGGTGAGGGATAGCCTGGGAGGGAGGGAAGTGGGGGTGGCTGCTACGGTAGTAGTCAACGCCACCGGCCCCTTCTCCGACGCGATTCGGCGCATGGACGACCCCCACACGCCCCCTTTGCTCAAGGCCAGTTCGGGTATTCACATTGTGCTCGATAAAAAATACAGCCCTCCCGACACCGGCTTGCTGATCCCCAAAACCGAGGATGGGCGGGTGGTGTTCGTGCTGCCCTGGTTGGGCGGCACCCTGGTAGGCACCACCGACGACCCGGCCCAGATCGTAGACCACCCTAAGCCCTCCGAAGAGGAGATAAGCTATGTGCTCAGACAGGTAAAACCCTACCTGGGCCACATACCCCGCGAAGCCGTGCGGGCGAGTTGGTCGGGTTTACGCCCGCTGGTTGCGCGCCCCGAGGCCGACACCGCCCGGCTGGCCCGCGACCACCTGATTCAAAAAAGTGCTTCGGGCCTGCTCACCCTGACGGGCGGCAAGTGGACCACCTACCGCAAAATGGCCCTCGATCTGGTGAACTATGCCATCCGGCAGTTTAGCCTGCAAGCAGGCCCCTCCCGCACCGCACAGATTCCGCTGCTGGGGGGGCAGGGCTTTGAGCCGGATGGGGCGAAAAAACTCGAGCAAATGGGCTTTCCCTCCGATGTAGCCCAGCACCTTCACCACGCCTACGGCGCCCGCGCAAAGGAGGTGGCCCAGATAGCAACCGAGGGCTATGGGAATCGGCTGGCGGTGGAGTGGCCCTACCTCGAGGCCGAGGTGATCTACGCCACCCGCTACGAGATGGCCCAAGCCCCCCTCGACGTGCTGGCCCGCCGTACCCGCCTGGCCTTTCTCGATACCCTGGCCGCTTTAGCCTCGGTTCCTCGAGTAGCCGAACTGATGGGCCGGGAGCTCGGTTGGGATGCCAAGCGGGTCGAACTCCAGCAGGAAAAAGCCAAAGCGCAAATCCTGAACGCAATTTAG
- a CDS encoding CoA-binding protein, which translates to MENLREFLLQARTIAVLGAHPNPSKPAFYVPDYLAQQGYTLLPVNPAYAGQELWGRKIVARLTDLGEPPDILDVFRRSEALPDHLEEILAVRPRLVWLQSGIVNQAFAEALQQAGIPVVQNRCLMVVHRQLVGLG; encoded by the coding sequence GTGGAAAACCTACGCGAGTTCTTGCTTCAGGCCCGTACCATTGCGGTGCTGGGCGCTCATCCCAACCCAAGCAAACCGGCTTTCTACGTGCCCGACTACCTGGCACAGCAGGGCTATACCCTGCTTCCGGTCAACCCTGCCTATGCGGGACAGGAGCTCTGGGGCCGCAAAATCGTGGCACGGCTGACCGACCTGGGCGAACCCCCCGACATCCTGGACGTGTTCCGCCGCAGCGAGGCCCTACCCGATCACCTGGAAGAGATTCTGGCTGTGCGGCCCCGGCTGGTCTGGCTGCAATCGGGCATCGTCAACCAGGCCTTTGCCGAAGCCTTGCAACAGGCCGGGATTCCGGTGGTGCAGAATCGGTGCTTGATGGTGGTACACCGTCAACTGGTGGGCTTAGGTTGA
- a CDS encoding metallophosphoesterase: protein MRVAILSDIHGNLPALEAVLADLKEVQAHLVVVNGDLVNRGPSNREVLERLLNLSSSHQGRALAPLGFWFTLGNHDDLLVKWARRDPELAELYGDPLFQPTAWSVARLSQTHLDWLGNLPFQIVVDEISQKILGLDKAEGMGEKVLVRVTHGSPRHYREGYDEHQTLGILSEIGEDYPARLLVGSHTHRPFMYQLGEALVLNSGAVGAPFNGDVRAQYVVVEVGENHVQVDFRQIPYNLQAALQAYYDSGLMEEGGLGADIFYHETRTARSLLMPFWHWAQAAGCPRDWDSWRLYQATHPERFIG from the coding sequence ATGCGCGTTGCCATCTTGTCGGATATCCACGGCAATCTTCCGGCACTCGAGGCCGTCCTGGCCGACCTAAAAGAGGTGCAGGCCCACCTGGTTGTAGTCAACGGCGACCTGGTGAACCGGGGGCCTTCCAACCGCGAGGTACTGGAACGCCTGCTGAACCTATCCTCTTCTCACCAAGGCCGCGCTCTGGCCCCCCTGGGTTTCTGGTTCACCCTGGGCAACCACGACGACCTGCTGGTGAAGTGGGCCCGGCGCGACCCCGAGCTGGCCGAACTCTACGGCGATCCTTTGTTCCAGCCCACGGCCTGGTCGGTGGCCCGGCTTTCCCAGACCCACCTGGACTGGCTCGGCAACCTGCCCTTCCAGATAGTGGTTGATGAAATTTCTCAAAAGATCTTGGGGCTGGACAAAGCCGAGGGGATGGGGGAAAAGGTGTTGGTGCGAGTCACCCATGGCTCACCCCGCCACTACCGCGAGGGCTACGATGAACACCAGACCCTGGGTATCCTCAGCGAAATCGGCGAGGACTACCCCGCCCGGCTGCTGGTGGGGTCGCATACCCACCGCCCCTTCATGTACCAGCTAGGTGAGGCCCTGGTGCTCAACAGCGGGGCGGTGGGGGCTCCGTTCAACGGCGATGTGCGGGCTCAGTACGTGGTGGTGGAAGTTGGAGAAAACCACGTACAGGTGGACTTTCGCCAGATTCCCTACAACCTGCAAGCAGCCCTGCAAGCCTACTACGACTCGGGCCTGATGGAAGAAGGGGGCCTGGGGGCCGACATTTTTTATCACGAGACCCGCACCGCCCGCTCTTTGCTGATGCCCTTCTGGCACTGGGCCCAAGCGGCGGGTTGTCCCCGCGACTGGGATTCCTGGCGGCTCTACCAGGCCACCCACCCCGAGCGCTTTATAGGGTAG
- a CDS encoding phosphoribosyltransferase, which yields MKPFKDRNQAGELLAERLVELGYDQEPHLLVFGLPRGGVPVAFQVARRLRAPLDVWVVRKLGTPGHEELALGAIASGGGRVLNQEIVDSLQISADTIRAVEQQQQAELRRREQLYRGNRPFPDLAGKTVLLVDDGLATGATMKAAIAAARQKNPRRLVVAVPVAPPDTVAEIQTLVDEVVCLETPPFFQAVGLWYEHFPQTSDEEVLALLEAANKPAI from the coding sequence ATGAAACCTTTCAAAGACCGCAACCAGGCCGGAGAACTGCTGGCCGAGCGGCTGGTGGAGTTGGGGTACGACCAGGAGCCTCATCTGCTGGTGTTTGGCCTGCCCAGAGGAGGCGTTCCGGTGGCTTTTCAGGTGGCCCGGCGGCTGCGAGCTCCGCTGGATGTCTGGGTGGTGCGCAAGCTGGGCACCCCCGGCCACGAAGAGCTGGCCTTGGGCGCCATTGCCTCGGGTGGGGGTCGGGTGCTCAACCAGGAGATTGTGGACAGCTTGCAGATTTCGGCGGATACCATTCGGGCTGTCGAGCAGCAGCAACAGGCCGAGCTACGGCGCCGGGAACAACTGTACCGGGGCAACCGGCCATTCCCCGACCTAGCCGGAAAAACCGTCCTGCTGGTTGACGACGGCCTGGCCACCGGCGCCACCATGAAAGCGGCCATAGCAGCAGCCCGACAAAAAAATCCCCGTCGGCTGGTGGTGGCCGTACCGGTGGCACCGCCCGATACGGTGGCGGAGATACAAACCCTGGTAGACGAGGTGGTCTGCCTCGAGACCCCCCCTTTTTTTCAAGCGGTGGGCCTGTGGTACGAGCACTTCCCTCAAACCTCCGACGAAGAGGTGCTGGCCTTGCTCGAGGCCGCCAACAAGCCAGCCATCTAG